From a single Mangifera indica cultivar Alphonso chromosome 19, CATAS_Mindica_2.1, whole genome shotgun sequence genomic region:
- the LOC123202706 gene encoding LOW QUALITY PROTEIN: uncharacterized protein LOC123202706 (The sequence of the model RefSeq protein was modified relative to this genomic sequence to represent the inferred CDS: substituted 1 base at 1 genomic stop codon), whose amino-acid sequence MTAAEQPLKKRKLYELPPEPPQTVAEAESCVVPPQTPPPLSQDEIQARRRNKDEIRSVYDCYKRLKACIAQQDARHLPELEQAYLSLISASRGCASVQRIVADLVPRYASYCSTALEAAAKVVINMHNCSLAVISRGDDSDGVAFQTAKACIFGLVDICSTASSEAPTSSVIRGICSAVFHNVLVFFLSFFDGKDIFHNVDKEILKMQNSNVIFLELKKKYSEEDESSLIKLSKFRALSLLQIFFSSPKNLLAACFELFNPAASEGVHRGKYFLTQITSRLDGDAVAYPLDIRGDEPKSAEKNPEGMEACNDQLVSGGNKTSIDTSPVPESCLLGLVLGKSPSLRSWMFSRYKKLCSSSSSIAVSDITSSLKAIFEAFPEVAKVEATEADSDEGDSDASKCVNRKYFVPRISNQHETSRELSGKDGNSRVHDGSCDDSLTDKFSGQYPKPRISVSPLETDLHSNAGSSHDSGGTKSMDFETSDHAEYSCGRPSIPRDLSNHQMLSPVAKTPLDFRSNSFERRNNFPALGSSDGGTSDALVSPNGQSTVPYASTTSQIVWYFDGDPAAMDIFSASKQLWLGSFGPDVSEGHIRFHLERFGPLDHFFFFPIKGFALVEYRNIIDAIRTRDYIRGSFPWHIKFMDIGLGTRGAINGAVVGSSSHVYVGNVTSQWARDEILHESSKVVYKGPYFVTDLSCEGALLMEFETPEEAATAMAHLRQLRKGRSNYMPPLNAGPVNLAISHMDVARSAPSAPVPVHADMRSSHMGNMSTSAFGSPYSAPFRGPSQAAKHHASPYTVRPEGSSMELVSPRVISENHGTGVQGGHSFQPNWPVSTHAEIPEVGVRKNDGLDNNIMLNPSQGGNMPCFPIATQGPIPPPQQIQPSPFLRPAYPPPNSSWDARGSNHHFPLNPISPSLVPNTFHGNVVAPPFIPPSVTPLVQIQGASMQSYDQMFSHPVVPPPQPEDPPLLPPSPPPLPQSQPPLVPPPPSSPPPPAPLPAAESTEKEISGQLVQFQWQGTLCKSGVHYCTIYAQREDSDICKYLNDIAEPAEWPARLDMTKRTDFRHVKSTFTSTPPHKREVCRLIPSSSGDHKGFQDFISYLKQRECAGVIKIPALKPIWARLLFILPYSQELCSMLSVAPDPSDCLYALVLPKETNFEWVXTSLNVIEQILLLQISSNQLSLITDSSLIMSNRYKKQDFNNNTSNKKYVPRNKQNFFPENLNATTLSKSLRQNSDVAISSRATSSGGRASSRDAGASAHTHSGNFVNYLPQDEAVAAGLSADEGGLDPVESQRVVDLLNRELSRLLKLKPRDFWREVASDSSLHEFLDTFLKFRSRWYDFPYRGIKGIVAGVIVGELELSRRVFMLFYRISSSKDPGARAADSLSSKDHAVLLEEKKLLDLPKLLDICAIYGHENEDLTRLLVSNALKVQPGIHNDFVGVLTHFLGVVHTMHQRCSSSLEALFSSGRHEDKDLGRLHADLLEVMDFINDAIVSMDALVTAYKPAALIFLSPVEMSFGNEELLSTLTQLHDSLLPSFQHGFQILLNAGEDEMISNIAISLKMLSMRIVKFGWKLLDVCYLSSEVFEDGLSISGVTKMFPAKVEDPFIRADIVVQTLREINGVSLQVQDQNRETFLTEVERKYNLLRRLENLQNTGWIFMEDEQFQYLCGIMCSSKGLAKKQAPAASVMSSKMHMDEDTVIMESKISQVKDLFPGYGKGFIAACLEVYNHNPEEVIQRILENTLHDDLQLLDTSLEMMPVPKSTSTISRNDKGKGKLIEPTMPNSATSVAVVSEQQTERSSVSSSSTVGRYIRKSKADLPDNVTLDTRDENDNARTSALVSQYMYEDEYDDSFDDLGQSVVESGFEENEILGDRISSGLGNSLSTQTGNSTQEVPSSKCGSKKKPQYYVKDGKNYSYKVAGSVAVANANEASLVTQAQEELIHGLGRGGNLPLGAVKKLMEHEQDKQSDISEVEGRENMRNSWGRGRRGGRLRDAIEEQDNKSNGTDMRGRGNMGNHRGGGRRGGGRSHYRKDRAMNKHFTGLSGH is encoded by the exons ATGACAGCGGCGGAGCAGCCTCTAAAGAAGCGAAAATTGTACGAGCTGCCACCAGAACCGCCTCAAACTGTCGCCGAGGCAGAAAGCTGTGTGGTTCCTCCACAAACACCGCCACCGCTTTCTCAAGATGAAATTCAAGCAAGGCGAAGAAACAAAGACGAGATTCGAAGCGTGTACGATTGTTATAAAAGACTTAAGGCTTGCATTGCTCAACAGGATGCTCGTCACTTGCCTGAGCTTGAACAAGCTTATCTCTCTCTCATCAGCGCTTCTCGag GCTGTGCAAGTGTGCAACGTATTGTAGCTGATCTTGTTCCTCGATATGCATCATACTGTTCAACTGCTCTGGAAGCTGCAGCTAAAGTTGTCATAAACATGCATAATTGTAGTTTGGCAGTGATAAGTAGAGGAGATGATTCTGATGGTGTTGCATTTCAGACTGCTAAAGCATGCATTTTTGGTCTTGTTGATATTTGTTCTACTGCTTCTTCAGAAGCACCAACATCATCTGTCATCCGAGGCATCTGCTCTGCAGTGTTTCATAATGTACTGGTCTTCTTCTTATCCTTCTTCGATGGaaaagatatttttcataatgttGATAAAGAGATCTTGAAGATGCAAAATTCCAATGTGATCTTTCTGGAACTAAAGAAAAAGTACTCTGAAGAGGATGAGTCTTCATTGATTAAGTTGTCCAAGTTTCGTGCACTAAGTCTACTTCAGATTTTCTTTTCTAGTCCTAAGAATTTACTTGCTGCATGTTTTGAGCTCTTCAATCCTGCTGCATCAGAGGGAGTTCATagaggaaaatattttttaactcaaataacAAGCAGGCTTGATGGTGATGCTGTGGCCTACCCTTTAGATATAAGAGGCGATGAACCTAAATCTGCTGAAAAAAACCCTGAAGGCATGGAGGCTTGTAATGATCAGCTAGTATCTGGTGGAAACAAAACTTCAATCGACACCTCTCCTGTTCCAGAGAGTTGCTTGTTGGGACTG GTGCTTGGCAAAAGTCCATCTTTGAGAAGTTGGATGTTTTCAAGGTATAAGAAGTTATGTAGCTCATCCTCTTCAATTGCTGTATCAGATATTACATCTTCTTTGAAAGCAATCTTTGAAGCATTTCCTGAAGTGGCTAAAGTGGAAGCTACTGAAGCTGATAGTGATGAGGGTGATTCTGATGCATCAAAGTGTGTTAATCGGAAATATTTTGTGCCTAGGATCTCTAATCAACATGAAACCTCCAGGGAACTATCAGGAAAAGATGGTAATTCAAGAGTGCACGATGGATCCTGTGATGATAGTTTGACTGACAAGTTTTCTGGACAATATCCGAAACCTCGCATTTCAGTTAGCCCCCTTGAAACTGATCTCCACTCGAATGCAGGTTCTAGTCATGATAGTGGTGGCACAAAGTCAATGGACTTTGAGACTAGTGACCATGCAGAATACTCATGTGGCAGGCCTTCCATTCCCAGAGACTTATCCAACCACCAAATGCTTTCACCTGTTGCTAAAACACCATTAGACTTCCGGAGTAATTCATTTGAGAGAAGAAATAATTTTCCTGCCTTGGGATCCTCGGATGGAGGCACTAGTGATGCTTTGGTATCTCCTAATGGCCAGTCAACAGTGCCATATGCTTCCACAACATCTCAAATTGTTTGGTATTTTGATGGGGATCCTGCTGCCATGGATATTTTTTCTGCTTCTAAGCAATTATGGTTGGGTTCTTTTGGACCTGATGTATCTGAAGGTCATATAAGGTTTCATCTTGAGAGGTTTGGTCCATTAgaccatttctttttcttcccaaTCAAAGGATTTGCTTTGGTTGAATACCGAAACATAATTGACGCCATAAGAACTCGAGATTATATTCGTGGCAGTTTTCCTTGGCACATAAAGTTCATGGATATAGGATTGGGAACTAGGGGTGCCATAAATGGTGCTGTGGTTGGTTCTAGTTCTCATGTTTATGTAGGAAATGTTACAAGCCAGTGGGCAAGGGATGAAATTCTGCATGAATCAAGTAAGGTTGTGTACAAGGGTCCTTACTTTGTCACTGATCTTAGTTGTGAAGGTGCATTATTAATGGAATTTGAAACTCCTGAAGAAGCTGCCACTGCAATGGCTCATCTTAGACAGCTTCGTAAGGGCAGAAGTAACTATATGCCACCTTTAAATGCAGGGCCTGTTAATCTTGCAATATCCCATATGGATGTTGCAAGGTCTGCACCTTCTGCCCCTGTTCCTGTCCATGCTGACATGAGAAGCAGTCATATGGGCAACATGTCTACCAGTGCTTTTGGATCACCTTACAGTGCCCCTTTTCGCGGTCCAAG TCAAGCAGCAAAACACCATGCTTCACCATACACTGTTAGACCTGAGGGCAGCTCAATGGAGCTTGTATCCCCCAGAGTAATATCTGAGAATCATGGAACTGGAGTACAAGGTGGACACTCATTTCAGCCAAATTGGCCTGTTTCTACTCATGCAGAGATTCCTGAAGTTGGGGTTAGAAAAAATGATGGTCTTGACAATAACATAATGCTTAATCCTTCACAAGGAG GTAATATGCCATGTTTTCCTATCGCAACACAGGGACCTATTCCACCACCACAACAAATCCAGCCATCACCGTTTTTGCGACCTGCTTACCCTCCTCCAAACAGTTCCTGGGATGCAAGAGGTTCAAATCATCACTTCCCTTTAAATCCGATATCGCCCAGTCTTGTGCCCAATACCTTTCATGGAAATGTAGTTGCACCTCCTTTCATACCCCCTTCAGTGACTCCACTTGTGCAGATACAGGGAGCATCAATGCAGAGTTATGATCAGATGTTTTCTCATCCTGTTGTACCACCACCTCAGCCTGAAGATCCTCCACTGTTGCCTCCATCTCCACCACCTTTGCCTCAGTCTCAGCCCCCTTTGGTTCCACCTCCACCTAGTTCTCCCCCTCCCCCTGCACCTCTACCTGCTGCAGAATCAACTGAAAAGGAAATTTCTGGACAATTAGTCCAGTTCCAGTGGCAGGGAACACTATGCAAGAGTGGTGTTCACTACTGCACAATCTATGCTCAACGAGAGGATTCAGATATTTGCAAATATTTGAATGACATTGCTGAACCTGCTGA ATGGCCTGCTAGATTAGATATGACCAAAAGAACAGATTTTCGGCATGTGAAGTCAACATTTACTAGTACCCCACCACATAAA AGGGAGGTATGTCGGCTGATACCATCTTCTTCCGGTGACCACAAAGGC TTTCAGGATTTTATATCATACCTGAAGCAGAGAGAATGTGCCGGAGTAATCAAGATTCCTGCTCTAAAACCCATTTGGGCAAGGCTTCTCTTTATTCTTCCTTATTCGCAGGAACTGTGCTCCATGCTTTCAGTTGCACCTGATCCATCTGACTGTCTCTATGCTTTGGTTTTGCCCaaagaaacaaattttgaatggGTATGAACTTCATTGA ATGTGAT TGAACAAATTCTTCTACTCCAGATTTCCTCTAATCAGCTCTCTTTAATAACCGATTCATCATTAATCATGTCGAACCGGTATAAGAAACAAGACTTTAACAATAACACCAGTAACAAGAAGTATGTTCCCaggaacaaacaaaattttttcccAGAAAACCTTAACGCCACTACTCTATCAAAATCCCTTAGACAAAATTCCGATGTGGCGATATCTAGTAGGGCCACGTCATCCGGAGGCAGAGCATCGAGCCGTGACGCAGGAGCTTCAGCCCATACTCATTCtggtaattttgtaaattactTGCCTCAGGACGAAGCTGTCGCTGCTGGGCTTAGCGCTGATGAGGGAGGATTGGATCCGGTCGAATCGCAGAGGGTTGTTGATCTGTTGAACAGGGAGTTGTCTAGGTTGCTAAAACTAAAGCCTAGAGATTTCTGGAGAGAag TGGCTAGTGACTCGTCATTGCATGAGTTTTTGGATACTTTCTTAAAGTTCAGAAGCAGATGGTATGACTTTCCCTATCGTGGAATCAAGGGAATAGTTGCAGGGGTCATTGTAGGAGAGCTCGAATTAAGCCGCCGTGTTTTTATGCTATTTTATCGAAT ATCTTCTAGTAAGGATCCTGGTGCCCGTGCTGCTGATAGCCTTAGTTCTAAAGACCATGCAG TCCTTTTGGAGGAAAAGAAGTTGCTTGACTTGCCTAAGCTGTTGGATATTTGTGCTATATATGGtcatgaaaatgaagatttgaCCAGATTGCTT GTCAGTAATGCACTGAAAGTACAGCCTGGGATTCATAATGATTTTGTTGGAGTATTGACTCATTTCTTGGGTGTTGTCCACACAATGCATCAACGATGCAGCTCGTCTTTAGAG GCTCTATTTTCCTCTGGGCGCCATGAAGACAAAGATCTAGGTCGGCTTCATGCTGATCTTTTAGAG GTGATGGACTTTATAAATGATGCAATTGTTTCCATGGATGCTTTAGTTACTGCATACAAACCGGCAGCTCTGATCTTCTTGAGCCCTGTCGAGATGAG TTTTGGAAATGAGGAATTGCTCAGCACCCTCACCCAGCTGCATGATTCATTGCTACCATCTTTTCAGCAtgggtttcaaattttgttaaatgctGGAGAAGATGAAATGATATCCAACATTGCTATTAGTTTGAAGATGTTATCAATGAGAATAGTCAAATTTGGTTGGAAATTATTAGATGTTTGCTATCTAAGCAGTGAAGTGTTCGAAGATGGTCTTTCCATTTCAGGTGTCACAAAAATGTTTCCTGCTAAAGTGGAGGATCCCTTCATTCGGGCAGATATTGTAGTTCAAACTTTAAGGGAGATCAATGGAGTTTCACTGCAAGTTCAGGACCAAAACAGGGAAACATTTCTTACAGAAGTTGAAAGGAAGTACAATTTACTTAGAAGACTTGAGAATCTACAGAATACTG GATGGATATTCATGGAGGATGAACAATTCCAATATTTATGTGGGATCATGTGTTCTTCAAAAGGTCTTGCTAAGAAGCAGGCCCCTGCTGCTTCTGTGATGAGCAGCAAGATGCATATGGATGAAGATACTGTGATCATGGAGTCTAAAATCAGTCAAGTCAAGGACCTATTTCCTGGTTATGGTAAAGGGTTTATTGCTGCATGTCTTGAAGTTTACAACCACAATCCAGAAGAGGTTATTCAAAGGATCCTTGAGAATACTCTCCATGATGATCTACAATTGTTAGATACTTCTTTAGAGATGATGCCAGTTCCCAAGTCTACCTCGACCATAAGCAGGAATGATAAAGGGAAGGGAAAATTAATTGAACCTACGATGCCAAACTCTGCTACTTCTGTGGCTGTTGTTAGTGAGCAACAAACTGAGAGGTCCTCGGTTTCATCATCATCTACAGTTGGGAGGTACATTAGGAAGTCTAAAGCTGACTTGCCTGATAATGTTACCCTTGATAccagagatgaaaatgataatgcACGAACTAGTGCTTTGGTTTCCCAGTATATGTATGAAGATGAGTATGACGATTCTTTTGATGACCTGGGACAGAGTGTTGTGGAGTCAGGATTTGAGGAAAATGAGATACTGGGAGACAGGATCAGTTCCGGTTTGGGTAACTCTTTGAGTACACAGACTGGTAACTCTACTCAGGAAGTTCCTAGTTCAAAATGTGGATCCAAGAAAAAGCCCCAATATTATGTTAAAGATGGTAAGAATTACAGTTACAAGGTTGCAGGCTCTGTTGCGGTTGCAAATGCTAATGAAGCATCATTAGTCACTCAAGCTCAGGAAGAATTAATACATGGACTTGGACGTGGTGGCAATCTTCCTCTAGGTGCTGTTAAGAAGCTAATGGAGCATGAGCAGGATAAGCAGTCTGATATTTCCGAGGTGGAAGGTAGAGAGAATATGAGAAATTCTTGGGGCCGGGGTAGAAGGGGAGGAAGATTGAGAGATGCCATTGAGGAGCAAGATAACAAATCTAATGGTACCGATATGAGAGGGAGAGGGAATATGGGA
- the LOC123203713 gene encoding transcription factor RSL2-like: MEPIGVFADGEWESLGKMFSSEEFDFLTYPLQHDEGLHFRTPSSAFCHTSEVDPSMVEINESNLFYSPNTLYSNVNNLSQDSSYGSNCSSSVFIPTPTLETAYIFSDSNHILKTNDVSISIDEKKVDWNALESGSINEGINGDKFGNSENGQPAAGVLLPTELQLKRKFDVPASHTGGEGKINVNASENMKKRPRVSRDVQRTKRNVPSKRNDGEESNGGSDGQSSTSSSSEDDNGSQETNGGATSESKASLALNLNGKARASRGTATDPQSLYARKRRERINERLKILQNLVPNGTKVDISTMLEEAVHYVKFLQLQIKLLSSDDLWMYAPLAYNGFDICLNQRITPLQ, from the exons ATGGAGCCTATTGGAGTTTTTGCTGATGGCGAATGGGAATCCCTTGGCAAAATGTTCTCCAGTGAAGAGTTTGATTTCCTTACATATCCTCTCCAGCATGATGAGGGGTTGCATTTTAGAACCCCTTCTTCGGCCTTTTGCCACACTTCTGAAGTTGATCCAAGTATGGTGGAGATCAATGagagtaatttattttattctccAAATACTCTCTATTCTAATGTGAACAATCTTTCTCAAGATAGTAGTTATGGTAGCAATTGTAGTAGTAGTGTGTTCATCCCCACGCCGACTCTGGAAACGGCTTACATCTTTAGTGATTCTAACCATATTTTAAAGACAAATGATGTGTCAATCTCCATAGATGAGAAGAAAGTTGACTGGAATGCCCTGGAAAGTGGCTCTATCAATGAAGGTATCAATGGCGACAAATTTGGAAATTCAGAGAATGGCCAACCCGCAGCTGGGGTTCTTCTTCCCACAGAATTGCAGCTTAAAAGGAAGTTCGATGTTCCAGCTTCCCACACAGGAGGAGAAGGAAAAATCAATGTTAATGCATCTGAGAACATGAAGAAAAGGCCCCGTGTATCAAGAGAT GTACAAAGAACTAAGAGGAATGTACCGTCAAAGAGGAATGATGGAGAAGAGAGCAACGGTGGATCAGATGGTCAAAGCTCCACCAGCTCCAGCTCTGAGGATGACAATGGTTCTCAGGAGACTAATGGAGGAGCAACATCAGAGTCCAAAGCATCTCTAGCTCTCAACTTGAATGGAAAGGCAAGAGCTAGCAGAGGAACAGCAACTGACCCCCAGAGCCTTTATGCAAGG aaaagaagagagagaataaaTGAGCGATTGAAGATTTTGCAGAATCTTGTCCCTAACGGGACAAAGGTTGATATTAGCACAATGCTTGAAGAGGCAGTCCATTATGTTAAGTTTCTGCAGCTCCAGATCAAG CTTCTAAGCTCTGATGATCTGTGGATGTATGCCCCCCTTGCTTACAACGGATTCGATATCTGTCTCAACCAGAGGATTACTCCCCTACAATGA